A window of Chloroflexota bacterium contains these coding sequences:
- a CDS encoding ABC transporter substrate-binding protein → MGTDMLRLRGPRGRIVLAWVSVAVGVALVLGLAAEAMSPPAPQAPAEAEIVFQEAPLAPPEPYEPHPQGGYIPPPVNLSHFHATWDGPAPAANLSRFDWREQGKVTSVKNQNPCGACYAFASIAAFESKLLIDNAGTWDFSENNAKECDWYAGSCGGGNYYRMASFFSQAGTVLESCDPYVPSDVPCTTGCPYQKTLLDWRIVSGNAIPDTNTLKNYIMTYGPVMTTMYAGSSNNAWQREFSAYDGSYTLYYTGSGNPNHGVLIIGWDDSLPHAGGTGAWIVKNSWGTNWGGTCGFGSERGYFTIAYGSAKIGGNSAFIYDWQNYDTNGSILYYDEAGWQGSSWGVGTTTLWGLAKFYPPTNTNVTRVEFWTTDRTTDVDVYLYGDFNGTTLSNLLAQKLNNAFNEPGYHSVALDAPVPVSAGDDVIAVVKVTNQSYTYPVASDRDGPHETGRTYISANGTSWTDLGANHSQDVAIRIRTTGQAATSPTPTPTRTATPSGGAPATGPWSGTTSRGQPMSFDVQGGGAQWANFRLKTDFVATTCGNATGTTEITLYGPGSITGGQFSGGTSTFSFTGQFSSPTAASGTYAFTNHQIIVGLPYPPYICYYYLTQSGTWSATPGSAGTATPTPTATRTPTRTPTRTPTATRTATRTPTRTPTRTATRTPTPTATRTPTRRPTNTPGPSPTWVPGAQARVWLPIAFRDWNMSAAPTATATRTPTRTPTPGQQVIRIGVAADLSGPAAYVGWPQVNAVQLAINQTNAAGGVRIGGTSYLLELVAADSACNGELAPGAANDLINAGVVAVVGHTCSAESIAAQPIYYAAGVPMISPSSSNPELTLLGYNTTFRTVPHDGTPPTLLATYLRNSAGLSRSAIVDSSPAVPWWGDSYAATFTALGGTITSRRAVNSTDEFTATLAAIQAESPDAIANLSLSGPVEAGLFSQIACDLGMTDVPVGWMSRTNDESVLTDYANTAGAAAEGDYIAMSFRRFQDMPGWQGFLDAYLAAGFPNEPDHPGVHGAIAYDTARIIISAMVRSQSTSPAVIRDFIAATSNYEGVVGTYVGFDAHGDVIPQWSWLEQYRNGAWVEVAREQPPAPTATATRTPTRTPTRTPTRTPTATPGGMPQGLHVLDNYSHYVDEIDWLHIVGEVFNNTANDFWLVDVPIAFYDGSGRLITANLGWTPLDDLPAGETTCFHALLQNPTGWVYYEFGQPDGLVMGEKWPNLTFLSHTGSVDAFGQYHLTGQVRNDHGSTVEWVQVAGTLYNAQGIVVGCESAFTDPEDLNPSQVGAFDIPFFGRNYSDAASYKLQADGDPQ, encoded by the coding sequence ATGGGTACCGATATGTTGCGCCTACGCGGGCCCCGCGGCCGCATCGTGCTGGCCTGGGTGTCTGTCGCGGTGGGCGTCGCCCTGGTGCTGGGACTCGCCGCCGAAGCGATGAGTCCCCCCGCGCCGCAGGCCCCGGCCGAAGCGGAGATCGTGTTCCAGGAAGCGCCTCTTGCACCCCCCGAACCCTATGAGCCGCATCCCCAGGGCGGCTACATTCCTCCGCCGGTAAACCTCTCGCACTTCCACGCCACCTGGGATGGCCCCGCCCCTGCGGCGAACCTATCGCGCTTTGACTGGCGCGAGCAGGGAAAGGTAACGTCGGTCAAAAACCAGAACCCCTGCGGCGCATGCTACGCCTTCGCCAGCATCGCCGCCTTTGAATCCAAACTCCTCATTGACAACGCAGGCACGTGGGATTTTTCGGAGAACAACGCCAAAGAGTGCGACTGGTATGCCGGCTCCTGCGGCGGTGGCAACTACTACCGCATGGCGAGTTTCTTCTCACAAGCCGGCACTGTGCTGGAATCGTGCGACCCCTACGTGCCTTCCGACGTGCCCTGCACCACGGGCTGCCCGTACCAGAAGACCCTGCTAGACTGGCGCATCGTCTCGGGCAACGCCATACCGGATACCAACACGCTGAAGAACTACATCATGACCTACGGGCCGGTGATGACCACGATGTACGCGGGCAGTTCCAACAACGCCTGGCAGCGGGAATTCAGCGCCTACGACGGCAGTTACACGCTCTACTACACCGGATCGGGCAACCCCAACCACGGTGTGCTCATCATCGGCTGGGATGACTCGCTACCGCACGCGGGCGGAACCGGCGCGTGGATCGTGAAAAACTCGTGGGGCACCAACTGGGGCGGGACGTGCGGCTTCGGCTCCGAGCGCGGCTACTTCACCATCGCCTACGGGTCGGCTAAGATCGGGGGGAATTCTGCTTTCATTTACGACTGGCAGAACTACGACACAAACGGCAGCATCCTATACTACGACGAAGCCGGATGGCAGGGCTCTTCTTGGGGTGTCGGAACTACCACCTTGTGGGGTCTTGCCAAATTCTACCCTCCCACGAACACAAATGTAACCCGCGTGGAGTTCTGGACGACCGACAGGACTACCGATGTGGATGTGTACCTGTACGGCGACTTCAACGGGACAACGCTCAGCAACCTGTTGGCCCAGAAGTTGAACAACGCCTTCAACGAGCCGGGATACCATTCGGTTGCACTGGACGCGCCGGTGCCGGTCAGCGCCGGGGATGACGTGATCGCCGTGGTGAAGGTTACCAACCAATCCTACACGTACCCCGTGGCCTCCGACCGAGACGGGCCGCACGAGACCGGCCGCACGTATATCAGCGCCAACGGGACATCGTGGACCGACCTGGGCGCCAACCATTCGCAAGATGTGGCCATCCGCATCCGCACGACCGGGCAGGCGGCGACCAGCCCCACGCCCACGCCCACGCGGACGGCAACGCCATCGGGCGGGGCGCCGGCGACCGGCCCGTGGTCGGGCACTACCAGCCGAGGCCAGCCCATGTCGTTTGACGTGCAGGGAGGCGGCGCGCAGTGGGCCAACTTCCGGCTGAAGACCGACTTCGTCGCGACCACCTGCGGCAACGCCACCGGCACCACCGAGATCACGCTATACGGTCCGGGGAGCATTACCGGCGGGCAGTTCAGCGGGGGCACCAGCACCTTCTCGTTCACCGGCCAGTTCTCGTCACCGACGGCGGCCAGCGGGACTTACGCATTCACCAATCACCAGATCATCGTAGGGCTGCCGTATCCGCCCTACATTTGCTACTACTACCTGACCCAGTCGGGAACGTGGAGCGCGACGCCTGGGAGCGCGGGCACAGCAACGCCGACGCCGACGGCGACGCGGACCCCTACCCGCACACCCACGCGCACCCCGACGGCAACGCGGACGGCGACGCGGACCCCTACCCGCACACCCACGCGCACGGCCACGCGAACTCCGACGCCGACGGCGACGCGCACGCCCACGCGCCGCCCGACGAACACCCCCGGCCCGTCGCCCACGTGGGTGCCTGGGGCACAGGCGCGGGTCTGGCTGCCCATCGCCTTCCGGGACTGGAATATGTCCGCCGCGCCCACGGCCACCGCCACGCGGACACCGACGCGGACGCCAACTCCCGGCCAGCAGGTAATCCGGATTGGGGTGGCTGCCGATCTCAGTGGGCCAGCGGCCTATGTGGGATGGCCGCAGGTCAACGCTGTGCAACTGGCCATCAACCAGACGAATGCCGCCGGCGGCGTCCGCATCGGAGGAACGTCCTACCTTTTGGAACTGGTAGCCGCGGACAGCGCCTGCAACGGGGAACTGGCTCCAGGCGCAGCCAATGATCTGATCAACGCCGGGGTGGTTGCTGTGGTGGGACACACGTGCAGCGCCGAATCCATCGCCGCCCAGCCCATTTACTACGCTGCCGGTGTGCCTATGATCTCCCCTTCGTCCAGCAATCCGGAACTGACCCTGTTAGGCTACAACACGACCTTCCGAACAGTGCCCCATGATGGCACTCCGCCGACCCTCTTGGCAACCTACCTGCGCAACTCTGCAGGCCTGTCCCGAAGCGCCATCGTGGACAGCAGCCCGGCGGTGCCCTGGTGGGGCGACTCCTACGCGGCGACCTTCACGGCGCTGGGCGGCACCATCACCAGCCGGCGCGCGGTGAACAGCACCGACGAATTCACGGCCACGCTGGCGGCTATCCAGGCGGAAAGCCCGGATGCCATCGCGAACCTGTCGCTCTCGGGGCCGGTGGAGGCCGGCCTGTTCAGCCAAATCGCCTGCGACCTGGGGATGACAGATGTGCCCGTCGGCTGGATGTCGCGGACGAACGACGAGTCGGTGTTGACCGACTACGCCAACACGGCCGGGGCGGCAGCCGAAGGCGACTACATCGCCATGTCGTTCCGACGCTTCCAGGACATGCCCGGCTGGCAGGGCTTCCTGGACGCTTACCTGGCTGCCGGGTTTCCCAACGAACCTGACCATCCAGGTGTCCACGGCGCGATTGCCTATGATACCGCCCGCATCATCATCTCCGCCATGGTCCGGTCGCAGAGCACCAGCCCTGCCGTGATTCGGGATTTCATCGCCGCGACGAGCAACTACGAGGGCGTGGTCGGCACCTATGTGGGCTTTGACGCTCACGGCGACGTCATCCCACAGTGGTCCTGGCTGGAGCAATACCGGAACGGGGCGTGGGTAGAGGTTGCCAGGGAACAGCCACCCGCGCCCACGGCCACCGCCACGCGGACACCGACGCGGACGCCAACAAGAACGCCGACGCGCACGCCAACCGCAACGCCCGGCGGAATGCCGCAAGGGCTGCATGTGCTGGACAACTACTCTCATTACGTGGACGAGATAGATTGGCTGCACATCGTGGGCGAGGTGTTCAACAACACGGCCAACGACTTCTGGCTGGTGGATGTTCCCATCGCATTCTACGATGGCAGCGGGCGGCTAATCACCGCGAATCTGGGATGGACGCCACTGGACGACCTGCCTGCGGGGGAGACAACCTGTTTCCACGCTCTTCTGCAGAACCCAACAGGGTGGGTGTACTACGAGTTCGGCCAGCCGGACGGTCTGGTGATGGGCGAGAAATGGCCGAACCTGACATTCCTGTCGCACACCGGATCTGTGGACGCCTTTGGCCAGTACCACCTCACGGGGCAGGTGCGCAACGACCACGGCTCCACAGTAGAGTGGGTGCAGGTGGCGGGGACGTTGTACAACGCTCAGGGCATCGTGGTGGGGTGCGAGTCGGCCTTCACGGACCCGGAGGACCTCAACCCATCGCAGGTCGGTGCGTTTGACATCCCATTCTTTGGGCGCAATTACTCTGACGCTGCGTCGTACAAACTCCAGGCGGACGGCGACCCGCAGTAG
- a CDS encoding YcxB family protein produces MPSENVEVELRFDLTDYIRATTRLLFTQPTFVAILTLTAVAIVYAMYLAIRDAAAMGFGRALLAQAPILLFLLVPVVLWLSLRRQGARVIARQRANNERIFYVFSDDGFVQRVTSDRGRNEQTGTWDTFAKVVETPHDFLLLLPRQGAVFLPKTCFASDEQVARFREIVRRALGDRAKLRREG; encoded by the coding sequence ATGCCGAGCGAAAACGTAGAGGTGGAACTCCGCTTTGACCTGACGGATTACATCCGCGCCACCACGCGCCTGCTGTTCACCCAACCCACATTTGTCGCAATCCTCACCCTGACCGCAGTGGCGATTGTGTACGCGATGTACCTGGCCATACGCGACGCCGCGGCCATGGGGTTCGGGCGGGCGCTGCTGGCCCAGGCTCCTATCCTGCTGTTCCTGCTGGTGCCGGTGGTGCTGTGGTTGTCGCTGCGGCGGCAGGGCGCTCGCGTCATCGCCCGCCAGCGCGCCAACAACGAGCGCATCTTCTACGTTTTCTCCGACGACGGGTTCGTGCAGCGCGTTACCTCGGATCGGGGGCGCAACGAGCAGACGGGTACGTGGGACACGTTCGCCAAAGTGGTGGAGACGCCTCACGATTTCCTGTTGCTGCTGCCTCGCCAGGGGGCGGTCTTCCTGCCCAAGACGTGCTTCGCCTCGGATGAGCAGGTCGCACGCTTTCGGGAGATCGTGCGGCGCGCCCTGGGCGATCGGGCGAAACTGCGCCGCGAAGGGTGA
- a CDS encoding J domain-containing protein, whose amino-acid sequence MTQEPDYYAILQVHPNAEPEVIDAAYRRLAAKYHPDVNPSADATARMQQINEAHRVLSDPSLRAAYDARRARAVSRPAPPDAPRADLWQQARSIIGWFLVLVLLGEIYRRVGGRGLLLILVLGGVFYLLWKSRRIF is encoded by the coding sequence ATGACGCAGGAACCCGACTACTACGCCATTCTACAGGTGCACCCCAACGCCGAGCCGGAGGTGATTGACGCGGCCTATCGGCGGCTGGCGGCCAAGTATCACCCCGACGTGAACCCGAGTGCCGATGCCACGGCCCGCATGCAGCAGATCAACGAGGCGCACCGCGTGCTCAGCGACCCGTCGCTGCGCGCCGCCTACGACGCGCGCCGCGCCCGTGCGGTGTCGCGCCCCGCGCCGCCCGACGCCCCGCGCGCCGACCTGTGGCAGCAGGCGCGCAGCATCATTGGCTGGTTTCTGGTGCTGGTGCTGTTAGGGGAAATCTATCGGCGCGTGGGCGGCCGCGGCCTTCTGCTCATCCTCGTCCTCGGCGGCGTGTTCTATCTCCTCTGGAAGTCGCGCCGCATCTTCTAG
- a CDS encoding IPT/TIG domain-containing protein, which yields MDNLFRAHRRRWQRIGALVWVCLIVALATAPGASAAVQPLSIRQIAEQGDTGIVGTVVGLAPHWNAAHTLIVTTVTLRVEHVLKDSAGRISNQPEGVPTQYSFDIPGGEVDGLALGVSDVATFSVGDRVILFLRDTDLRTVGGFQGRFWVDRGRVYREDLAPMPLADFLRELAGVPGVRVPDALWAEAKAVDLTASAAAPVITGITPTIGHAHQDELRSSGTGCADTSTLVTINGSGFGATQGTGRVEFLQVGSQRVQGCVVSWSDSQIRVRVPGGASSGPVRVVTAGGTSNAVNFTVTYSYAGAKWPKGAYPQPMPNFYYVNPNTTDTTDELDAVLAAMNTWSSVAGADFFFRDGGTTTKSDATADGQNVISWVNRDTGSIATNYFWWYTSDPHTIIESDIVFNDLTYTWSTNGAPGTMDVQNIATHELGHSLVLLDLYGSPDTHKTMYGFAGAGETKKRSLEAEDEAAIAYVYPAAATPTPTLTPTRTPTATRTPTATATPTRTPTATRTPTATATPTRRPTNTPGPSPTWVPGAQARLWLPIIFQQWNLPPPTPTPTATRTPTMTRTATRTPTRTPALSELARDNGAAEGYNEASTSGDAVAIVLEAAPALYPIRPVSVRVMLYPVGGATSVVVKPQIYAMSGGTPGPLLAEGAPQTITTFHPNWATVDLSSAGLVLLSPQPVLVAIRYQSGTVGTTPSVTMDSSAIIPIGANFYDRGLGWEEHYAFWQYPWSVGYNMIRLVVQTNVQ from the coding sequence ATGGACAATCTCTTTCGTGCCCATCGGCGCCGATGGCAGCGAATCGGCGCCCTTGTTTGGGTTTGCCTCATCGTGGCGCTGGCCACCGCGCCCGGGGCCTCGGCCGCCGTGCAGCCGCTCTCCATCCGCCAAATCGCCGAGCAGGGCGATACCGGCATCGTCGGCACCGTCGTCGGCCTGGCCCCGCATTGGAACGCCGCCCACACGCTCATCGTAACCACCGTTACCCTGCGCGTGGAGCATGTGCTGAAGGATAGCGCAGGGCGGATTTCCAATCAGCCCGAGGGCGTTCCCACCCAATACTCCTTTGACATTCCCGGCGGCGAGGTGGACGGGCTGGCCCTAGGCGTATCCGACGTGGCCACGTTCAGCGTGGGTGATCGCGTCATCCTGTTCTTGCGGGACACCGACCTGCGCACCGTGGGCGGGTTCCAGGGCCGCTTCTGGGTGGACCGCGGGCGCGTGTACCGCGAAGACCTGGCGCCGATGCCGCTCGCCGACTTCCTGCGCGAACTCGCCGGCGTCCCCGGCGTGCGTGTCCCCGACGCGCTGTGGGCCGAAGCCAAGGCCGTGGACCTCACCGCCTCCGCGGCAGCGCCCGTCATCACGGGCATCACCCCCACCATCGGCCACGCGCACCAGGACGAACTGCGCAGTTCCGGCACGGGGTGCGCCGACACTTCCACGCTGGTTACCATCAACGGCTCCGGGTTCGGCGCAACCCAGGGCACCGGCCGCGTGGAATTCCTCCAGGTCGGCTCCCAACGAGTGCAGGGCTGCGTCGTGTCGTGGTCCGACTCGCAGATTCGCGTGCGCGTCCCGGGCGGGGCGTCTTCGGGGCCGGTTCGCGTCGTAACGGCGGGCGGCACCAGCAACGCGGTGAACTTCACGGTAACCTACTCCTACGCGGGGGCCAAATGGCCCAAGGGCGCCTATCCTCAGCCCATGCCCAATTTCTATTATGTCAACCCAAACACGACCGACACCACCGACGAACTGGACGCCGTCCTGGCCGCCATGAACACCTGGAGCAGCGTGGCCGGAGCCGATTTCTTCTTCCGTGATGGCGGCACGACGACCAAATCCGACGCCACCGCCGACGGCCAGAACGTGATCTCGTGGGTCAACCGCGACACAGGCTCCATCGCCACCAACTACTTCTGGTGGTACACATCAGACCCGCACACGATCATAGAGTCCGACATCGTGTTCAACGACCTGACCTACACCTGGAGCACCAACGGCGCGCCCGGCACCATGGACGTCCAGAACATCGCCACCCACGAGTTGGGCCATTCGCTGGTGCTGCTGGACTTGTACGGCTCCCCCGACACGCACAAGACCATGTACGGGTTCGCCGGTGCGGGCGAGACCAAGAAGCGTTCCCTGGAAGCGGAAGATGAGGCGGCCATCGCGTATGTGTATCCGGCGGCCGCTACGCCAACGCCGACACTAACCCCCACCCGCACGCCCACCGCCACCCGCACCCCCACGGCGACGGCTACGCCCACGCGCACGCCCACCGCCACCCGCACCCCCACGGCGACGGCTACGCCCACGCGCCGCCCGACGAACACCCCCGGCCCATCGCCCACCTGGGTGCCCGGCGCGCAGGCGCGGCTATGGCTGCCAATCATCTTCCAACAGTGGAACCTGCCGCCGCCCACGCCCACACCCACGGCGACGCGAACGCCCACCATGACGCGCACCGCCACCCGCACGCCCACGCGCACACCCGCGCTGTCGGAACTGGCGCGCGACAACGGGGCAGCCGAGGGGTACAATGAGGCCTCCACATCGGGCGACGCCGTGGCCATCGTGCTGGAAGCCGCGCCCGCCCTGTACCCAATCCGGCCCGTGTCGGTGCGGGTGATGCTGTACCCCGTTGGCGGCGCGACGAGCGTTGTCGTGAAGCCGCAGATCTACGCCATGAGCGGGGGCACTCCCGGCCCCCTCCTGGCCGAAGGCGCTCCGCAGACGATCACAACCTTCCATCCGAACTGGGCCACCGTGGACCTCTCGTCGGCAGGACTCGTCTTGCTGAGTCCCCAGCCGGTGCTCGTCGCCATTCGCTACCAGAGCGGCACCGTGGGCACAACGCCGTCCGTTACCATGGACTCTTCGGCGATCATCCCAATAGGGGCGAACTTCTACGACCGCGGCCTCGGTTGGGAAGAGCACTATGCGTTCTGGCAGTACCCCTGGAGCGTGGGCTACAACATGATCCGCCTGGTGGTGCAGACCAACGTGCAATGA